Proteins co-encoded in one Metabacillus sp. KUDC1714 genomic window:
- a CDS encoding AraC family transcriptional regulator, whose amino-acid sequence MHQSLWKWIKYPLHQTETRLILFLTIAVFFIILIVSITSYQTSKSVLQEELNEPQQQMLQVSMDFIDNHIRESDTIAIKVALNTHVYKFLNSEKQNSYSDITEIYQLLTTLINGSSYINSIYIYDIKHGSFVSMPQGFSSRKSTFVDSNWLGVVDEFGDEKMIVKKRNVQDGEKYNRSEVTLFRKIMIKGEFKGIVAINLGNKELFKPFNLPNMSNLSGTRFIIDPNNEIIYSTTNKKLDSKAVVKAISELNEKHLGDITYKGRQLLVSQNISPLTGWKYVSLVPQDSLLAKSKKVGHVVLFVSIITLLLGGVAIFYINNIAFRPIRRMKQLFNIGSRDMDHHDLLHLEVLAGELLSNHAQLSHMNRKVRSEASAKFFSDIYNKNITNTKEISEKWNGYFQESANNLLKVAIISIDNFYEWSYRYPNSDHSLLKFALANIITEILESHSHSECIDLGKDKLVIVLHPSKDETQLDDKIKEALSVVPRLLEFSISVGISNQKSDFGKLLEAIVEADTALGNRLYTGYGSMLKFEESTEQNTGKISINDNVLDQLTEAIETGDSLRSSNLIDHIIGEIERSCLKPMKALSLFRRIGDRYLNFRNDEDKVKSREMDFYYQLHTMHLDDIANFLTYQANVLIEEIDTLGTSKESLLIEKMIDYMKEHIDEPIGITEIVDSIGISVSLASSIFKKEKNETIYGYFTNLRMKRAADLLVNTDEKISNIAIKVGYQHENSFIRAFRKCNNITPGKYREVLKAKREVM is encoded by the coding sequence ATGCATCAATCTTTATGGAAGTGGATAAAGTATCCACTTCATCAAACTGAGACAAGGCTGATTTTGTTTTTAACGATTGCCGTTTTCTTTATTATTCTCATAGTGAGCATTACATCATATCAAACTTCCAAGTCTGTGCTTCAGGAGGAATTAAATGAACCTCAGCAGCAAATGCTGCAAGTTAGTATGGATTTTATCGATAATCACATTCGTGAAAGCGATACAATTGCGATTAAGGTTGCATTAAACACACATGTCTACAAATTTTTGAATAGTGAAAAACAGAATTCCTATAGCGATATTACTGAAATTTATCAGCTGTTAACAACACTTATTAACGGGTCATCGTATATCAACAGTATTTATATCTATGATATTAAACATGGTAGTTTTGTATCGATGCCACAAGGATTTAGCTCACGTAAATCAACGTTTGTCGATTCAAATTGGTTAGGTGTAGTTGACGAGTTCGGTGATGAGAAGATGATTGTAAAAAAAAGAAACGTTCAGGATGGAGAAAAATACAATCGTTCAGAGGTAACTTTGTTTAGAAAAATTATGATTAAAGGTGAATTTAAGGGAATAGTGGCCATAAATCTTGGAAATAAGGAACTGTTTAAACCATTTAATTTACCAAATATGTCGAATCTAAGCGGTACTCGTTTTATTATTGATCCAAATAATGAAATTATTTATTCTACTACTAACAAAAAACTAGATTCAAAGGCAGTTGTGAAAGCTATTTCTGAATTAAATGAGAAACATTTGGGTGATATCACCTATAAAGGCAGACAACTGCTCGTAAGCCAAAACATCTCCCCACTGACTGGTTGGAAATATGTTTCACTTGTACCCCAAGATAGTTTACTAGCAAAATCGAAAAAAGTAGGTCATGTTGTACTTTTCGTATCGATCATCACTTTGTTATTAGGTGGAGTTGCGATTTTTTATATCAACAATATTGCCTTTAGACCTATTCGTCGAATGAAGCAGCTGTTTAATATTGGTAGCCGAGACATGGATCATCATGATTTGTTGCACTTAGAAGTTCTAGCGGGGGAATTACTAAGTAATCATGCTCAATTATCACATATGAATCGTAAGGTAAGATCTGAGGCATCAGCAAAGTTTTTTAGCGATATTTATAATAAAAATATTACAAATACAAAAGAGATTAGTGAAAAATGGAACGGGTATTTCCAAGAATCAGCGAATAACTTGTTAAAAGTCGCGATCATTTCTATCGATAATTTCTATGAATGGTCATATCGATACCCGAATTCTGATCATTCACTTTTAAAATTTGCTTTAGCTAATATCATCACAGAAATATTAGAGTCACATTCACACAGCGAATGTATCGACCTAGGGAAGGATAAACTTGTGATTGTCCTTCATCCAAGTAAAGATGAAACGCAATTAGATGACAAAATAAAGGAAGCGCTTTCTGTGGTTCCTAGACTACTAGAGTTCAGTATTTCTGTTGGAATCAGCAACCAGAAATCTGATTTTGGGAAATTGTTGGAGGCAATAGTTGAGGCGGATACAGCCCTTGGGAACAGGTTATATACTGGATATGGAAGTATGTTGAAGTTTGAAGAATCCACGGAACAAAATACTGGAAAAATATCGATAAATGACAATGTTCTAGATCAGTTGACTGAAGCGATTGAAACAGGAGACAGCTTACGCTCTAGCAACTTAATTGATCATATCATTGGAGAGATAGAGAGAAGTTGCTTGAAGCCTATGAAGGCACTGTCACTATTCAGGAGGATCGGTGATCGATATCTTAACTTTAGAAATGATGAGGATAAAGTGAAAAGTAGGGAAATGGATTTTTATTATCAGCTCCACACTATGCACCTCGATGATATCGCGAATTTCCTTACTTACCAGGCTAATGTATTGATTGAGGAAATCGATACATTAGGAACAAGCAAAGAGTCCCTATTAATTGAGAAAATGATTGATTATATGAAGGAACATATAGATGAACCAATCGGTATAACTGAAATTGTTGATTCTATTGGGATTAGTGTTAGCTTGGCAAGTTCCATTTTTAAGAAGGAAAAGAATGAAACCATTTACGGTTATTTTACTAATTTGAGAATGAAACGTGCTGCAGATCTTTTGGTTAATACGGATGAAAAAATTTCAAATATTGCAATAAAGGTAGGGTACCAACATGAAAATAGTTTTATTCGGGCCTTTCGAAAATGTAATAATATTACCCCAGGTAAATACAGAGAAGTATTGAAGGCGAAGAGAGAAGTTATGTAA
- a CDS encoding glycoside hydrolase family 65, translating to MLNRREIVDRHNPRIIRAESNSPLSIGNREFGFSCDFTGLQTFPEAYETPLGTQSNWGWHYTGRPNLYSEKDIVYQSYKTYGRQVKYPMKPEGKQEAYHWLRQNPHRLQLGRISFRFLTRENRVIQSDEITEIKQKLDLWTGIVESEFIVDGVPVQVKTACHSDHDIVAVQVLSPLIKEKRMEVFTLFPAPDVTHNSWSKATQPDWDRNDRHQTDYQSLSDKAVLFTRRMDEDQYEVRWDWNQGSLQQTGVHEYTLIGDGRSEYLEFAVSYAPKTPTNEKPKEVFESSRTYWEAFWQSGAALDFSGSIDPRAMELERRIVLSQYLCAIHSGGSLPPQETGNMYNSWFGKFHLEMHWWHGAHFPIWGRKEYLEKSLEWYITILPLARELAESQGYSGARWPKMVGFDGKQSPSPVAPGLIWQQPHPMTLAEMCYEVNPKSEFLERYQSIVFEAADFMVSYAHWDEKREAYVLGPPLIPAQECHYIHESMNPPYELEYWKYGLEIAMNWAARLNKPENPLWSKVATSLAKPRYEDGVYLAHENCLNTFTEKNHDHPSMLGALGILPGTLVDSEIMRNTLYKVKEVWDFESAWGWDFPMCAMTATRLGERELAVDFLLMDATKNTYLVNGHNYQRTGLTAYLPGNGGLLTAVAMMACGWKGGSDHHCPGFPQDGRWSVKWEGLHSLL from the coding sequence TTGTTAAATAGAAGGGAAATTGTAGACCGTCACAATCCTAGGATTATAAGGGCGGAGTCGAATTCACCACTGTCCATTGGTAACAGAGAGTTTGGGTTTAGCTGTGACTTTACAGGGCTACAGACTTTTCCAGAAGCATATGAAACACCTCTTGGAACGCAATCAAATTGGGGATGGCATTATACCGGTCGACCAAATCTATATTCGGAGAAGGATATTGTCTATCAAAGTTATAAAACATATGGTCGACAGGTGAAATATCCCATGAAACCGGAAGGGAAACAGGAAGCTTATCACTGGTTACGCCAAAATCCACACAGACTACAGCTTGGGAGAATTTCCTTTCGGTTTTTAACGAGAGAAAATCGGGTCATACAATCGGATGAGATAACAGAAATAAAACAAAAACTCGATTTATGGACAGGGATTGTTGAAAGTGAATTTATTGTAGACGGAGTTCCAGTCCAGGTCAAGACGGCTTGTCATTCAGATCATGATATCGTTGCTGTCCAGGTCCTTTCTCCATTAATAAAAGAAAAACGTATGGAGGTTTTTACGCTTTTTCCAGCACCAGATGTAACACATAATAGTTGGTCAAAAGCGACACAGCCAGACTGGGATCGTAATGATAGACATCAAACTGACTATCAATCCCTTTCTGACAAAGCAGTGTTATTTACTAGGAGGATGGATGAGGACCAATATGAGGTAAGATGGGATTGGAATCAAGGTTCCTTGCAGCAAACAGGAGTACATGAATACACACTAATTGGTGATGGTAGATCGGAATATCTAGAATTTGCAGTTTCCTATGCACCGAAAACTCCTACTAATGAAAAGCCAAAGGAGGTATTTGAATCTAGTCGTACCTACTGGGAAGCATTTTGGCAAAGCGGGGCAGCTTTGGATTTTTCCGGCAGCATAGATCCGCGTGCAATGGAGCTTGAACGCAGGATTGTTCTTTCACAATATTTATGTGCTATTCACAGTGGCGGCTCATTACCACCTCAAGAAACAGGTAATATGTATAATAGCTGGTTTGGAAAATTCCATTTAGAGATGCATTGGTGGCATGGAGCACATTTTCCCATATGGGGACGAAAGGAATATTTAGAAAAAAGTCTTGAATGGTATATAACAATTTTACCTCTAGCAAGGGAACTAGCTGAGTCACAAGGGTATTCTGGGGCTAGATGGCCGAAAATGGTTGGCTTTGATGGGAAACAAAGTCCATCTCCGGTAGCACCAGGTTTGATTTGGCAACAGCCACATCCAATGACGTTAGCTGAGATGTGTTATGAGGTTAATCCAAAGTCTGAATTTCTTGAACGTTATCAATCGATTGTCTTTGAGGCTGCAGACTTCATGGTGTCATATGCACATTGGGATGAGAAAAGGGAAGCTTATGTTCTTGGGCCACCACTTATCCCTGCTCAGGAATGTCACTATATTCATGAAAGTATGAATCCTCCATATGAGCTTGAATATTGGAAGTATGGCTTGGAAATTGCAATGAATTGGGCTGCTCGATTAAATAAACCGGAGAATCCGTTGTGGTCAAAGGTAGCCACTTCATTGGCAAAGCCACGATATGAAGATGGTGTTTATCTTGCACATGAGAATTGTTTGAATACATTTACTGAGAAAAATCATGATCACCCTTCCATGCTTGGAGCGTTAGGGATTTTACCAGGAACTTTGGTTGATTCAGAGATCATGAGAAATACATTATACAAGGTAAAAGAAGTTTGGGACTTTGAATCTGCATGGGGTTGGGATTTTCCTATGTGTGCAATGACAGCTACTAGGTTAGGAGAAAGAGAACTTGCCGTAGACTTTTTATTAATGGATGCTACGAAAAATACGTATTTAGTAAACGGCCATAATTATCAAAGAACCGGCTTGACCGCCTACTTGCCAGGTAATGGAGGGCTTTTGACTGCTGTTGCTATGATGGCTTGTGGATGGAAAGGTGGTTCAGATCATCATTGTCCAGGGTTCCCGCAGGATGGTCGTTGGTCAGTGAAATGGGAAGGTTTACATTCCTTATTGTAA
- a CDS encoding glycoside hydrolase family 88/105 protein: protein MQANQWSIKIAETILEQCENGYHPKIANKWGYVAGMTLKAFDWLSDWSGIEKYHQMVKRHMDLFIHEDGIIRDYSIEEYNLDHINKGKNLYSLWNRTGEEKYEKAIQQLVSQLEGQPRTSEGGYWHKKIYPFQMWLDGVYMSSPFLAEYARSFHASEGFDEVARQILLIEEKTRNPNTGLLHHAWDESKEQRWCDKETGRSFHVWGRAMGWYSMAIVDSLEHFPVNHPKRGQIMGVFERMAHAIKNVQDQESGLWYQLMDQNGRENNYLEASGSCMLIYALAKGIRLGYLSGIEQEVVNRSYEGIHQHFVTEDEKGVHLHRICKGAGLGGAKYRDGSYDYYMSEQIVSDDLMGVAPFLLASMEMEKLAEVRNAESLEVK, encoded by the coding sequence ATGCAAGCAAATCAATGGTCAATAAAAATTGCAGAGACGATCCTTGAGCAATGCGAAAATGGATACCACCCCAAAATTGCCAATAAGTGGGGATATGTAGCGGGAATGACATTAAAGGCATTTGATTGGCTTTCAGATTGGAGTGGTATAGAAAAATATCATCAAATGGTTAAAAGGCATATGGATCTTTTTATCCATGAAGATGGAATAATTAGAGACTATTCAATCGAGGAATATAATTTGGATCATATTAATAAAGGGAAGAACTTATACTCACTTTGGAATCGTACTGGAGAGGAAAAGTATGAGAAAGCAATACAGCAGTTAGTATCGCAGCTTGAAGGACAGCCAAGAACAAGTGAAGGTGGTTATTGGCATAAAAAAATCTATCCTTTTCAAATGTGGCTTGATGGTGTTTATATGTCATCACCTTTTTTGGCAGAATATGCGAGATCCTTTCATGCTTCAGAAGGATTTGACGAGGTTGCAAGGCAAATCCTTTTGATTGAGGAGAAAACGCGCAATCCAAATACAGGGCTTTTGCATCATGCGTGGGATGAAAGTAAGGAACAGAGATGGTGTGATAAAGAAACGGGACGATCATTCCACGTCTGGGGACGAGCCATGGGATGGTACTCCATGGCGATTGTTGATTCCCTCGAACACTTTCCAGTGAATCATCCAAAACGTGGTCAAATCATGGGTGTTTTTGAGCGAATGGCCCACGCGATCAAGAATGTCCAAGATCAAGAGAGTGGCCTCTGGTATCAGCTAATGGATCAAAACGGTAGAGAGAACAATTACCTAGAAGCATCTGGCTCCTGTATGCTCATATATGCGTTGGCGAAGGGGATCCGACTTGGTTATTTGTCAGGGATTGAACAGGAAGTAGTTAACCGTTCGTATGAGGGTATTCATCAACACTTTGTCACTGAAGATGAAAAAGGTGTTCACCTCCATCGTATATGTAAAGGTGCTGGTCTTGGTGGGGCTAAGTATCGAGATGGTTCTTATGATTATTATATGAGTGAGCAAATAGTAAGTGATGATCTTATGGGAGTAGCTCCATTTTTACTAGCGAGTATGGAAATGGAAAAATTAGCTGAAGTTCGAAATGCTGAATCATTGGAAGTAAAGTAA
- a CDS encoding glycosyl hydrolase family 95 catalytic domain-containing protein, giving the protein MIDKNNSSNIISLKYPAAWWRNMWREGLPSGSGKVGASVSGGVSVEKILINHEGLWHMGKKDTLPDVSYTLNETRELMKKEKYNEASWHLTNTLKENGYRTRLASFLPLVELTLRMQQTEGFKHYRREVDMDTGEVLVRWKEGEEQFERNLFVSRANDVVVYEIKSTSQSLTTELQLGLRKTDSNSMELRVKELEATVQLKLEDHFIFFAAKNDDNTEYGAVLRMIPTGGKVIIENDRLFCEDAEHIQIMMKVFIKGEHVQEWSRLQQELLDIHGDYQDLLQAHIPIHSQLFHTASLQLSDVKEDQSNEELLLEAYEGEAPIQLIEKLWNYGRYLFISGSRPEGQPFGMYGLWGGDYRLMWCHRMANENIQMMYWHAAVGGLSEFVPALFNYYEEMMDDFRENARKLYGCRGIYIPAGTTPGIGVPNQIVPVIMNWTGAAGWLAQHYYDYYLYTGDKELLVEKVLPFLKEVVLFYEDFLVMGEGGIYQYLPSVSPENTPENFMPKDGKHLAHPMPTTINATMDFAIMKEVLQHLIEGANEASIYLDEIEKWEKMLTRIPLYEINQDGAIREWLHPDFDDRYNHRHISHVYPVFPGRELNQEQDQELFEAFRMAVSKRILGAQTGWSLAHMSSIWARINDGDKALECLNILSRSCLLNNLFTVHNDWRNMGLSMEIETAPIQLDASMGIINAVQEMLLFVSPKLIKLLPALPTKWKKGKVTDFRFMTGRVSVSWNTETHALCGEIVADRETEITLKLPVFAANCSLTGDDVKIIESSLGDTYYNLKMDNGATLYINPM; this is encoded by the coding sequence ATGATTGATAAGAACAATTCTAGCAATATCATTTCTTTGAAATATCCTGCAGCATGGTGGAGGAATATGTGGAGGGAAGGGCTTCCCTCTGGAAGTGGCAAAGTAGGTGCTTCTGTTTCAGGAGGTGTGAGTGTGGAAAAGATTTTAATCAACCATGAAGGGCTATGGCATATGGGGAAAAAAGATACACTTCCAGATGTTAGTTACACGCTGAACGAAACACGTGAACTAATGAAGAAAGAAAAATACAATGAAGCTAGCTGGCATTTAACAAATACATTAAAAGAAAACGGATATCGTACTCGCTTAGCCTCGTTTTTACCTCTTGTTGAATTAACACTTAGGATGCAGCAAACAGAGGGATTTAAACATTATCGTAGAGAAGTTGATATGGATACTGGAGAAGTATTAGTAAGGTGGAAAGAAGGGGAAGAGCAATTTGAACGAAATTTATTTGTTTCACGAGCTAATGATGTGGTAGTTTATGAAATAAAATCAACGAGTCAATCTCTAACGACAGAGCTTCAGCTTGGCCTACGTAAAACAGATAGTAACAGCATGGAACTGCGGGTAAAAGAATTAGAAGCTACAGTTCAGCTTAAGTTAGAGGATCATTTTATCTTTTTTGCGGCAAAAAATGATGATAACACTGAATATGGGGCAGTATTACGAATGATCCCTACTGGCGGAAAGGTAATCATAGAAAATGATCGTCTTTTTTGTGAGGATGCTGAACATATACAAATAATGATGAAGGTTTTTATTAAAGGAGAACATGTACAAGAATGGTCAAGGCTTCAACAAGAGCTATTAGACATTCATGGTGATTATCAAGACTTGCTACAAGCACACATTCCTATACATTCGCAACTCTTTCACACAGCTTCCTTACAATTGAGTGATGTGAAAGAGGACCAATCAAACGAAGAACTCCTTTTAGAAGCTTATGAAGGTGAAGCTCCTATTCAGTTAATAGAGAAATTGTGGAATTATGGTAGATATCTTTTTATTTCTGGTTCTAGACCTGAGGGACAGCCGTTTGGGATGTATGGTCTATGGGGCGGGGATTACCGTCTCATGTGGTGCCATCGGATGGCTAATGAGAACATTCAAATGATGTATTGGCATGCAGCTGTAGGGGGTTTGTCTGAATTTGTGCCAGCCTTATTCAACTATTACGAGGAAATGATGGATGATTTTCGAGAGAATGCTAGAAAGCTATATGGCTGTCGAGGTATATATATCCCAGCAGGTACAACCCCTGGCATTGGTGTTCCAAACCAAATCGTCCCTGTCATTATGAATTGGACAGGAGCAGCTGGATGGCTGGCACAGCATTATTATGATTATTATTTATACACTGGAGACAAGGAACTTTTAGTTGAGAAAGTACTCCCATTTTTGAAAGAAGTAGTTCTATTTTATGAGGATTTCCTTGTAATGGGTGAGGGAGGTATTTATCAGTATCTACCCTCAGTTTCACCCGAAAATACACCAGAGAATTTTATGCCGAAGGACGGGAAGCACCTTGCTCATCCTATGCCAACGACAATTAATGCAACAATGGATTTTGCCATAATGAAAGAAGTGCTACAGCATTTAATTGAAGGAGCAAACGAAGCATCAATTTATTTGGATGAAATTGAAAAATGGGAGAAAATGCTTACACGTATCCCACTGTATGAAATCAACCAAGATGGTGCCATTAGGGAATGGTTACACCCTGACTTTGATGATCGGTACAATCATCGTCATATTTCCCACGTCTATCCTGTTTTTCCGGGTAGAGAATTGAACCAAGAACAAGATCAGGAACTGTTTGAAGCATTTAGAATGGCTGTATCAAAGAGAATATTAGGTGCACAAACCGGTTGGTCTCTGGCACATATGTCGAGTATATGGGCAAGAATCAACGATGGAGACAAAGCTTTAGAATGCTTAAATATCCTCTCACGCTCATGTCTCTTAAATAACCTTTTCACCGTACATAATGATTGGAGAAATATGGGGTTGAGTATGGAAATTGAGACAGCGCCAATCCAATTAGATGCTAGTATGGGTATTATTAATGCAGTCCAGGAAATGCTCCTATTTGTTTCTCCAAAACTAATCAAACTATTACCGGCTCTTCCTACAAAGTGGAAAAAGGGGAAAGTAACGGACTTTCGCTTTATGACCGGGAGGGTTTCTGTTTCATGGAATACAGAAACTCACGCTTTATGCGGAGAAATCGTTGCTGATAGAGAGACAGAAATCACATTGAAGCTTCCTGTGTTTGCGGCAAACTGTTCACTAACAGGTGATGACGTCAAAATAATCGAGTCCTCATTAGGAGATACATATTATAATCTGAAAATGGACAATGGAGCGACCCTTTATATTAATCCAATGTAA
- a CDS encoding DUF6044 family protein encodes MSLSYFKSEKKLIIFSLLIICIYLVPLFIFGEKAHIRVHDNLDSNMAWYKVLSASGQIHGPKNATIPQVINGLPRNAYGTEFSLIVWLYSIFPTMTAYAISQMITRIFAFIGMYLLLKDHFIRNKDFMVFNVGVALAFSLTPFWPSGMLSTLGMPLALWAFLHIRHRNGTWKHYLVLTLLPLYSSIVLGFFFFLFAMGVFWVVDFFRGKRNVQFLLAIIYMTLLYLVVEYRLIYSFLFDEEPNSRDEYFHARLSLWRVIRLTFKNFVLGHTHVMTVHGLFILAVTLIALYLVIVKKFWKQEGAFIFLLLLNFILSAWYAFWFYKGWLPLTRKFHFMDTFNFARFQFLRPLVIYVGFALGLKIIWDHSKGWRQYAIFFLIAQILLLFCFNDEIIYRKKPSVSEFYSEDLFEEIESHIGLPQKDYRVASIGIHPAIAQYNGFYTLDTYNNFYPLTYKYEFRKIIEKELSKNKTIRTYFDEWGGRCYIFTAELGKHYMFKKNSKKTLKNLELNTEAFKKMGGSYIFSAVPIENALDNQLVLDRTFESDLSAWKIYLYKAL; translated from the coding sequence TTGTCATTAAGTTATTTTAAGTCAGAAAAGAAGTTAATCATATTTTCCTTATTAATCATCTGTATTTATTTAGTACCACTTTTTATTTTTGGGGAAAAAGCTCATATTCGAGTGCATGACAATCTGGATTCTAATATGGCTTGGTACAAAGTTTTGAGTGCTAGTGGACAAATTCATGGACCTAAAAATGCAACTATTCCGCAAGTAATAAATGGTCTACCTAGAAATGCATATGGAACTGAATTTAGTCTTATTGTTTGGTTGTATTCAATATTCCCGACTATGACAGCTTACGCAATTAGTCAAATGATTACACGAATTTTTGCTTTTATAGGAATGTATTTATTACTAAAAGATCACTTTATTAGGAATAAGGATTTTATGGTCTTCAATGTAGGTGTAGCTTTAGCATTTTCCTTAACGCCTTTTTGGCCATCTGGAATGTTGAGCACATTAGGTATGCCGTTAGCACTTTGGGCATTTTTACATATAAGACATCGAAATGGTACTTGGAAGCATTACCTTGTTTTAACTCTACTCCCCTTGTATTCGAGTATTGTACTAGGTTTTTTCTTTTTCTTATTTGCAATGGGGGTATTTTGGGTAGTGGATTTTTTTAGAGGGAAACGAAACGTTCAATTTCTACTAGCCATTATTTATATGACCTTGTTATATCTTGTGGTGGAATATAGATTAATTTACTCCTTTTTATTTGATGAAGAACCTAATAGTAGAGATGAATATTTCCATGCGAGGCTTTCCTTATGGAGAGTTATTCGCTTAACTTTTAAGAACTTTGTGCTAGGACATACACATGTTATGACTGTGCACGGCCTATTTATATTAGCTGTAACTTTGATTGCTTTATATCTGGTTATAGTTAAAAAGTTTTGGAAACAAGAAGGAGCATTTATATTCCTTTTATTACTTAACTTTATTTTGTCAGCGTGGTATGCCTTTTGGTTTTATAAGGGTTGGCTTCCATTAACGAGGAAGTTTCATTTTATGGATACGTTTAATTTTGCTAGGTTTCAATTTTTGAGACCATTAGTTATTTATGTTGGATTTGCATTGGGCTTAAAAATCATATGGGATCATAGTAAAGGATGGAGACAATATGCAATATTCTTTTTAATAGCTCAAATCTTATTATTATTTTGTTTTAATGATGAAATTATTTATCGGAAAAAGCCTTCAGTGTCGGAGTTCTACTCTGAGGATCTCTTCGAAGAGATTGAATCACATATTGGTTTACCCCAAAAAGATTATCGTGTTGCTAGTATTGGAATCCACCCTGCAATTGCTCAATATAACGGATTTTACACGCTTGATACCTATAATAATTTTTACCCATTAACATACAAATATGAGTTTAGAAAGATTATTGAAAAAGAGCTTTCAAAAAATAAAACAATTAGAACCTACTTTGACGAGTGGGGTGGACGTTGTTATATTTTTACAGCTGAATTGGGTAAGCATTATATGTTTAAGAAGAATTCGAAGAAAACGTTAAAGAATCTTGAATTAAATACTGAAGCCTTCAAAAAGATGGGCGGATCATACATTTTTTCAGCTGTTCCTATCGAAAATGCATTAGATAATCAACTCGTTCTCGACAGAACATTTGAATCTGATTTATCAGCTTGGAAGATCTATCTATATAAAGCTTTATAA
- a CDS encoding glycosyltransferase family 2 protein, with product MVEPILTIVVPCYNEEDVLSETVNQLNEVLNNLIEEKLIAGQSKILFVDDGSKDKTWSIIYKESLKNNRVHGLKLARNVGHQNALLAGLVAGKTSSDCVVSIDADLQDDVNVIREFILKFKEGFDIVYGVRGKRDTDHVLKRTTAEAFYTMMQKLDVNLIYNHADYRLMSKRAIGELEKFEEVNLFLRGIVPLIGFPSTSVYYDRKERFAGETKYPLKKMLSFAFEGITSFSVTPIRFVLLVGFLSFFTSLLFGSYFITLKFIGETETGWTSLITSIWLIGGLQLIAIGLIGEYIGKIYKESKRRPKYIVDIDTYNLTQQLTERDVYVDSIGQNRRELL from the coding sequence ATGGTTGAGCCTATTCTTACGATTGTAGTGCCGTGTTATAACGAGGAAGATGTGTTGTCTGAAACAGTGAATCAGCTAAATGAGGTCTTAAATAATTTGATTGAAGAAAAACTAATTGCTGGTCAAAGTAAAATCTTGTTTGTGGATGATGGAAGCAAAGACAAAACATGGTCCATTATATATAAAGAAAGTTTAAAAAATAATAGAGTACATGGACTAAAGCTTGCAAGGAATGTCGGTCACCAAAATGCTTTATTGGCCGGCCTGGTAGCAGGGAAAACTTCATCTGATTGTGTAGTGTCTATAGATGCAGATTTACAGGATGATGTAAACGTTATTAGAGAGTTTATCTTAAAATTTAAAGAAGGATTTGATATTGTTTACGGTGTACGTGGGAAACGTGATACAGATCATGTACTTAAAAGAACTACAGCAGAAGCATTTTATACGATGATGCAAAAGCTGGACGTTAATCTCATTTATAATCATGCTGATTACCGATTAATGAGTAAGAGAGCAATTGGGGAATTAGAAAAATTTGAGGAAGTAAACTTATTTTTAAGAGGAATTGTACCATTAATTGGTTTTCCTTCTACATCTGTCTATTACGATCGTAAAGAAAGGTTTGCTGGGGAAACAAAGTACCCACTAAAGAAAATGTTATCTTTTGCATTTGAAGGAATTACTTCATTTTCTGTTACTCCCATACGCTTTGTATTGTTAGTGGGTTTTCTCTCCTTTTTTACAAGTTTATTATTTGGATCTTATTTTATTACTCTGAAGTTCATAGGAGAAACGGAGACAGGGTGGACATCTTTAATCACTTCAATTTGGTTAATTGGAGGACTGCAATTAATAGCCATTGGATTAATAGGAGAGTATATCGGTAAAATATACAAGGAATCAAAGCGTAGACCCAAATATATTGTAGACATTGATACGTATAACCTCACTCAACAGCTTACTGAAAGGGATGTATATGTCGATTCAATTGGCCAAAATCGTCGAGAATTACTTTAA